AAAGGTATTATAATTTGCTCCGGGGTGATTTTTTGTTTATCAAATTTTTCTGTAAACTCTATTAAAGCCTTATCTTTTTCTTCTTTTACCTTTTTTATAATCTCTTTTACGATAGGTTCATACTGCTCTACTTCTATATCACTTCTTTTTATCAGATTTTCCACTTCTTTATTATTAAGTAAAAATTTACCTTTTAAATTTATTATTTTCATAACTTTAACTCCACTATCTTAAAATATATGTAAAAATTTTAGCATAAAAAGAGTTATTGCATTCTTGATTTTCTTAACTTATCATTTATATATGATAAATTTAAAAATGGAGGCTAAAAATGGAAGTTATCTTAATATTTCTAATTATATTCATCGTATTTTTAATTATCAATGGTGTAAAAGTAGTTCCTCAAAAGGAAGCATGGGTTGTAGAAAGATTTGGTAAATATAATAGAACCTTAGAAGCCGGTCTTAATTTTATTATTCCTTTTATTGATTATGTTAGGGCTAAGGTTTCTTTAAAAGAGCAGGTAATAGAGATTCCACCTCAAGAAGTTATTACAAAAGATAATGTGCTGGTTAGCATAGATACAGTTTGCTATTTTACTATAATTGACCCTGTCGCTGCTACTTACAATATAGAAAGATTAGTTTATGCTATTATTCAAACAGTCCAAACAAATCTAAGAGATATTGTAGGTTCTATGGAACTTGATGAGATATTGTCTTCAAGAGAAAAGATAAATGCAAAAATAAAAGAAAGCTTACAAGGTGCTTCTAAAAGCTGGGGAGTATTGATAAATAGGGTTGAAGTAAAAGAGATAAAACCACCTAAGAATATAGCCGATGCAATGAGCATGTTAATAGAAGCAGATAGAAAGAAAAGAGCTATGATATTAGAAGCAGAAGGAAAAAGAAGGTCTCAAGAGCTTGAAGCAGAAGGATTTAAACTCGCCAAGATGCAAGAAGCAGAAGCAATAGAAAGAATAGGACAGGCTCAGGCAAATGCTGTCAGAAGTGTAAGAGAAGCTGTAAATGACCCACAACTTGCAGGTTTATTACTACTTGGAGATAATTATATAAAAGCATTGGAAGAACTTTCAAAAAGTAATAACTCTAAGATTATAGTTTTACCTGCTTCTGTTGAAGGTTTACTTAATTTAATTGGAAAAGATAAAAGAGAATAAAGATGGAAAAATATCAATTATTTATAGTTTTGGGAATACTGCTTATTATAATAGATAGTTTTATTTTGTCTTTTTTCCTTATACCTATCGGCGTTGGATTTATAACAGGAGGCATATTTTATTATTTTTATCCTGAAATATTTGGATTTTTCATAGGTTTTTTAATAGGGGTAATACCGGCTACATATTTTAGCATAAAATACTCTAAGAAATTAAAAAATAAAGTAAGTGATATTAGGGAACTGATAGGAAAAGAAGGTTATGTAGTTCGGCAGATAGATGAATTTACCTACCTTGTAAGATTTCCTATGGGAGTAGGAGGAGAGGAGCTCTGGAATGGATATTCTGAAGAAAAATTAAATTTTGGAGATAAGGTAAAAGTTATAAAAATTGAAGGTAATAAAATTATTGTTAAAAAAGAAAAGACAGATTGATTTTTTGTAAAAAAATCTAAAATTTATAATAAAGAAAAATAGGAGGTAAGCAAAATGCGTAAATTAGCTATTATATCCTTATCAATTTTTTCAATAGCAGTAGCAAAAGAAGTTAAATTGGAAACACCCCCAGAAAACGTAGGCAAATATTATCCGCCTAAATCAGAAAAATTTGAATTTTTGAACACAATGTATGCAATGTCAACTGCCTTTACCGGCTTAATGACAAATGTGCAAGAAAAAGATTGGAAAAATGCAGAAAAATGGGTAAAAATACTGGAAGAAAATTACATTAAAGTAGGAAAGCTTGTTCCTGAATTTGATAAAGGATTAAGAAAAAATGAGATGACAGCCCTTGTTAATGCAGTAAAAAATAAAGATATGCAAGGTATACAGGAAAATGCTCAAGCTGTTGGTAAAAGCTGTTCCCAATGTCATCAAAAATATATGCTTACTACCAAAATAATATACCATTATCCTTCTTGGAAAATGATAAATATAGATGACCCTATTACAAGAACAGCTTTGGAAACAGAAGATTATATGAAAAAAATGACTGATTCTATGAAAAAATTGAGAGTTTATTTAGATGATAATAAACAAGAAAAAGCAGTTTTGGAAGCAAATAATTTTGCCAAAAGATTAAAAGCTTTATCCCAAAGCTGTTCTGAATGTCATACAAATAAGTTATCAGAGCAGATATATTTTGGCAAAGATATGGATGAAAAATTAAATGCATTAATAAATGCAGTCAAATCCAATAATAAGCAAGAAGTAAACAAAAATTTAAATTGGATATCTGTAAATAACTGCTCAAAATGTCACAATACACACCAAACAACTGCTATAATGAAAGATATACTAACTAAACCATAATATTTTTGATAAAATGTTTTATAGCTAATAATGATTATACAAATATGAAAGGAGAGAAGATGAAAGAAAGTAAAATTTTAATATTTAAAGGGCATCCGGAGAGGTTTCCTACACAAGTAGGAGATACAGTAGATTTTGATAATGTAGAAACTTATATGGAAATTCCTTTTGAGTTTTATTTAGATATGCCGGAGGAAGAAAAAGCTTTTGTTCAAGGATTTAATTATTATATAGATGAAAACTTAAAAGATGCAAGAAGGGAGCTTGCGAAAGCAGCATCAAAAATACCAGAAGCAAAATATATGCTTGCTCTTGTTAATTATTTACTGGGGAAAAAAACAGAAGCAAAAATTCTCCTGACAAATTTTAGCAGTGATTGGAAAAGATTTATTCAAACATGGAGAATTCCTATTCTTGTTGTTCCATTCCAATCCTCAGATAAAAATTTATATATATCAATAGATGAAAAAGGATTAAATGCCTTAAATTATTTATTAGAAGGTAAAACAGCTGAAGAAATAGCTTTTATTCTCGGTTTATAGGAGGAGAAAATGTATAAAGAAATTTTAGTTGGATATGATGGTTCACAAGCAAGTCAAAAAGCTCTTGAAAGGGCTATAGAGATTGCAAAACTTTCTGGAGCAAATCTTCATATCGTTGGTGTTATCAGACCTTTTGAATTTGGAGCAGTTGATATTTATACTATTGAGGAAATAGAAGCTTATGAAAAAGAAGAAATATCAAAAGAAGAAAAATATCTAAAAAATGCTGCAGAATTAGCCAAACAAAACGGATTAGAGCCAAAATTAAAGGTTTTAGAAGGAGAACCGGCAGAAGAGCTTATGAGTTATGCAGATGAAAATGGATGTGATTTAATAGTAGTAGGAAGAAGAGGGGTTGGTGGATTTAAAAGATTGCTTCTTGGAAGCACTGCAAGTAGTTTAGTAAAATATGCAAACCAATCTGTATTGGTTGTAGTTTAATGGATAATATAATAAATGTTATATTTATGCTACCAGCTCTTTTGGTAGCAGTTATTTTTCATGAAGTAGCCCATGGTTATATAGCATATAAATTTGGAGATAATACTGCAAAGTTAGAAGGAAGATTAACTATTAATCCTATCCCACATATTGACCCTCTTGGTTCTATAATACTTCCTGTTTTACTACTTGCAGCAGGCTCTCCGTTTTTATTTGGTTGGGCTAAACCGGTTCCTATAAATCCATTCAATTTTAAAAAAATAGATATAAGAAAAGGAATGGCAATAACAGCTTTAGCCGGTCCAATTACTAACTTTACATTAGCTGTAATTTTTGCATTTTTATTAAAAAGTTTTAAAAATCAAGAGTTTATAGCATCATTAATTTCTATCTTTGGAACCGGCATTATTGAGTCAATAGTATTACCGATATTAATATTCCTTAAATATGCAGTAATGGTAAATCTTATTTTATTTATATTTAATATTCTTCCAATTCCTCCATTAGATGGTGGTAGAGTTATAATGAGTTTGGTATCTCCTGAACTTGAAAGAAAATTAGAACCATTAGAACAATATGGTTTTTTTATAATTATTTTACTTTTATTTCTTGGTATCATAAATAAAATAATTTTTCCAATATATGAATTTTTTATGAATATTCTCATATAAAAAATTTGAAATTTAACTTAATATGGCTTATACTATTATCAAATTCTTAAAAGGAGGTTGCATTATGAAGGTAAAAGTTCAAGTAGACCAAGATTTATGCACAGCTTGTGCACTTTGCTATGATGAAGTGCCGGAAGTGTATGAAGATGCAGGCGATGGTATAGCTAGAGTTAAAGAAGAAGTAGGTGGAGATGGTGCTATTATAGAAGGAGAACTCGCTCAAAGAGTTCTTGAAGTAACTGACGAATGCCCATCCGGTGCATTAGTTACTGAAGTTGTTGAAGAGTAATTTTTTTATAATATAGAGGGGCTTCTTGCCCCTTCTATCACTTAATTTCTACTGCATATCCTTTATCTAATATATTAATTTTAAAGAGTTTCTGATATAAAACCGGTAAATAAGATGGAAAAGAGGTTATTTCTTCATCTATTTCTATATATTTCTTGCCATTCTCAGTAGCTTCTTTTATACTTTTTTCAAAAGAGTTTACCTCTGTCCCTATATTAACAACTTCAAATAATTTTTCCACATCCGGATTATACATTCTTATACAGCCGTGGCTCACTCTCATACCTATACCGAAATCTTTGTTTGTTCCGTGCATTAAAAATGTAGTATTACCTAATCTCATAGCTCTCGTGCCAAGAGGATTATCTTCTCCCGGAGGAAATACATCAGGAAGTTCCGGTTTTTCTTTTTTTATACTTTCAGGAACATACCAAACCGGATCTTTTCTTTTTTCTGAAATTTTGAATGTTCCTATTGGAGATTGGGCTTCATCTGTTCCTATGCCTATTGGAAATGTTATTATATAAGACTGGTTATTAACCAAAACAGGAAAATATAATCTTTTTTCAACAAGATTAATATAAATTGTCTCATATTTATAACTATCTACAGGTAAAATTTTTCTAAAAGGCACAATAACAATTTGTCCTTTTCTTAAATCAAAAGGGTCAATATCCATATTTGCATATTTCATTTCATAATATCCAAGGTCTAATTCTCTTGATAACTCAAATAATGTTTGGTCTTTTTCTACAACATATAGATAAATGTTTCCTATTATTTTTTGGTTTGGCTTTATCTCAAAGGCATTTCTATTTAAAGGAAAATCTACCCCTTTGTAGTTAATATAACTAAATTTTGTGGAATACAACTTATAATTTTTATTCTTCTTTATCAATGATAATAGATAATTATTTTTTTCTTCTTCTTTATATTCTGTAAAAAGCAATGAAGCAATTTGGATAACTTTATATTGGGCATCAATGGAGATATTATCTAAATTTTTTACAAGATTAAACATATTTTCGGTATCAGACATCTTATAATAAGATTTTGCAAGGATTATATATATATAATCTCTTTTATAATCATTTTTGGCAGATTTTGAAAGATATTCCTTAGATTTTTCTATTGCAAGGTTATACATACCATCGGCATAAAAATTTAATACATTATTAAATAATTCTTCTAATTTATCTTTTTCAACTTTTGCCTTTGCTATGCTGAATAAATCTTCTTTTTTTTCTTCTTTTATTGTTTTTTCCTGATTATACAAAGTTCTAAGTATATCATCTACCTCATCAGCATATAAAGTTGTTGATATTAATAAAGTTATAAACAGTTTTTTCATAACCTATTTACTCCTGTATATTTTTTGTATATTTTTGAGGTGGGTTTTATAATCATTACTAAAAAGATGGTATTTTTCTTTGGTTGCTACATAATAAAGATAATCGGTTTTTCTTGGATTTAAAACTGCTTCTAATGAAGATATAGAAAAACTACAAATAGGGGTTGGTGGAACTCCATTTTTTATATAAGTGTTAAAATCTGATTTTATCTGAAGGTCTTTTTTTGTTAGATTGCCGTCCCATTTATTTTCAATATACAAAGCATATATTACCGTCGGGTCTATTTGAAGTGGCATATTCAGTTTTAACCGGTTTAGTATAACTCCGGCAATAATAGGTTTTTCTTCTTCTATTGCTGTTTCTTTTTCTATCATTGAAGCGATAATCATTGCTTGGTAGAAGCTTAATTTTTTTATTCCAAACTCAGAATAACCTTTATTTTCTATTTTTTCTTTATATGGCATATACCTTTTTTTAAATATTTCCAAAAATTTATTTATTATTTCGTCAATATTTTCATTTTTCTTAAATCCGTAAGTTTCCGGTGGAAAATATCCTTCAAAACTTGCCCCTTCTAAATTCCATTTTTTTAGATTTTCTTTATTAAATACATATTTTAAAAATTCATCTTTTTTAATCAGATTATTTTCTTCCAGTTTTTCTGCTATTATAAAAAGATTATCTCCCGGAATTATGGTAACCTTTATCAGTTTTTCTTTTCCAAGATGAATAATATTAAATACATCATTTATAGATAAATTTCCTTGAAACTCATAAAAACCGGCTTTTAAATCTCCTTTTATTAATGAATATAAAAGAAAAATTTGCCAATTGTTTATAACATTTTTATCTTTTAGCAACTTAGCTATTTCTATTTTAGAACTTCCTTTTTTTATCTCTATCTCAATAGGAGTTTTAATGTCATTTTTATCAAAAAATACCTCATAAACTAAATAAAATATAACCACAAAAGATAAAGAGAAAGCTAAAAATATCTTTTTAACCATTTTTTAAATCTTTAGATAATAAATAAGTTTGTAAAATATATGCAGCAGCAAGACTGTCTAATTTTTCTTTTCTTTTTGATTTTTTTGTTGTTTCTTTAAGCTGTTTTTCTGCCAAAGATGTTGTAAATCTCTCATCTACAAAAACAATATCAATATCATTGATATTTTCCTTTATCTTCTGGGCAAACTCTTTTGTATATCTTGCTTGCTCCCCTTCTTCCCCTTTTAATGTTAAAGGTAGTCCTACAACTATTGTGCCAATATTTAGCTGATTAACAAGTGATTTTATTTTTTCTATAGCATTTTCATCATTTTGAATATAATCGGTAGGTGTTATTGATATACCAAATATATCAGAATAAGCAACACCTATCCTTTTTAAACCTATATCTAATGCTAAAACTCTTTTTTTATTTCCTATGCTGATGCTTCTTCTCCTTTTGAAGATATTCCGGCTATTTTATAAAGAGGGCAGAATGTAGTTATACCGGTAAGTATAAGTATTAAACCTACTATAAGGGCTATGATAAAAACGCCTCCTTTTTCTACACCGAAAAATACAAGGATAGAACCAATTAAAACCCTAATAAGAGAATCCCAAAAAGCCATATCGCTTACCTCCTACGAATTTTAAGGTTTTACAATTACGCAACTATAACCTTCTGCTAAATATTTATTATAAACTTGCAAAATATCAGATTTTGAAACTTTGTTTATATTCTTAGTATAGTTAAAATCAGTTTCATATCCCATTCCTATGGTTTCAAACCAGCCAAGATAATAAGCCTGTTTTGCTCTTTTTTGATGTTCTAATAAAAAAGTCCCTACTATCTTTTCTTTTGATATATTTATCTCTTCATCAGTTACACCTTCTTTTACAGATGATATAACTTTTACCATTTCTTCTTTTGCATTTTCGGTATTCTTAGGGTCTGTGCCGATGTATGCTATAAATGTTCCTATATTAATTCTTGTAGGAAATACTGAACCAACTGCATAAGCATATCCTTTCTTTTCTCTTACTTCTTGAAATAATCTTGATGTAAATCCGGCTCCTAAAATTCCATTTAAAACTTTCATGCTGTAAAAATCTTTTCCTTCTTTAACGGTCGGAGAGTTATATGCAAGAAGTATAGTTGTTTGGGCTCCTTCCCTTTGTAAGATTTTACATTCGGAAGTTGGTATTTTTTTATTATAAACCGGATATTTAAAATCTGTTTTTAAAGGGATATTTGCAAATGTATCTTTTAGCTTTTTCTCAACTTTTTTGTATGGTAAATCTCCTACAATTGAGATTACAAATCTGGAAGAGTCTAAAATTTGGTTCCATCTGTCTTTTATATCTTGGATAGTTATATTATTTATATCTTTTTCTTCACCAAGAACAGAGTATTGATAAGGGGTATCTTTATAAATTATTTTTCTAAGTTCATCAAAAGCATAAGAAAATCCTTCTTCTTGTTTTGCTTTTATTTGGGCTATTGTATTTTGTTTTTCTTGCTGTAGTTTATCTTCCGGAAATAAAGGATTAAATAATAAATCTTTTATAACCGATATTCCTTTATCAAAATCTTCTACTTTTAGTGCAAAATCTATCTCTATATAATCTTCCGAGGCAGAGGCAGATATATATCCCCCACTATCTTCAAATATTTTATTTAGCTGAAATTGAGAGTAATCCTTAGAGCCTTTTAAAAGCATTCTTACAGCTAAATTTGTTAATCCTTTTTTATCTTGTGGGTCTTCTATGCTACCTCCTTTTATAAATATAGAGCCGGCAATTATTCCCTTTCCGGAAGTTTCTTTATAAAGAATGGTAACTTTATTTGGATAAATATGTTTTATCACCTTATTTCCTCCGGTTTTTCCGTATACATTCTTGCCATTTATGATAATGGAAAAAGTAATAAATAAAATAATTAACAATCTTTTCATTTTGATATTACTCACCTCTTACAGCAGACATAACTTTTTCATCAAGCTCTGCCATTTTTAATATTTTGCCTGTATGGGCAAAAGGAATTGTTCCTGTTATTGTTGAGCCGGGGAATAAAGAATTTTCAACTTTATCAATCTTTAACTCAAATACAGAAACATCAAAAGGAACACCTTCTATTTTGCTTATTATCTCTTTTGCATTGCCATAACAGGTTAATGATTTATCCGGTGCAAAAATCTGAATTGCAACTTTTCCGGTTTCTCTGATATTTTCAGATGTTTTAGCTTTGGAGCTAACAGCAAATCTTAATGTATTTTCATTTACAGGATAAATCCAAGTTATAAATGTAATATGCTGATTTGCCTGTGCATCTACCGTACCAATCACTACCGGAAAAACTCCAAGATTTTTCATTAAATCTATAACATCTTTTGGTAACATAATTAAATCCTCCTATTTTTTTATTTTAAATCTTATCATATCAATTATTTACAACAATGATTTTTATTACAAATCTTAAAACATCTTTTTAAACTCTTCTACTATTTTTTGAGCCATATCTAAATTTGGAACGCCTCCTTGGGCTATATCTGGCTTTCCACCACCGCTTCCTGATACTGCTGAGGCTATTTTTTTAACTAAATCTCCGGCTTTATATCTATCAGTTAAATTTTTTGATACTGAAACTATAAAATTAACTTTTCTTTTTTCTAAATCCTTTGCTATAAGAAGGATTATAATCTTTTCATATCTTTGTTTTATTATATCTGATATTTCCCTTAATTCTTCCGGTGTTATATTCTCTGCTTCAAATATTGCCAATTTAAAATCTTCTTTTTCTTCAATTTTTATATTTTTGTCAAGATTTTCTATTATTAATTTTTTCTTTAATCTGTTTATCTCTTGCTCTTTTTCTTTTAAGTCTGATAGAAGTTTATTTATTCTAAGTAGTATATCTTCTTCTTTTGCTCCGAGGATTTTTGTTATATCTTTTAATAGGAAATGTTCTATTAATCCTTTTTCTACTGCTTTTCTGCCGGCTACTGCTTCTATTCTTCGTGTTCCGGAAGCAACTGAACTTTCAGATATTATTTTAAAATATCCTATATCTCCGGTTCTTTTTACATGGGTTCCACCACAAAGCTCTTTTGAAAATGTTGTTGATATTACCCTTACAACATCAGAATATTTTTCTTCAAATATAGCAATTGCACCGGTTTTAAGTGCTTCTTCATATTTCATTTCTTGACAGGTGACCGGCTCATTTTTCATTATTTCATTATTTACAAGCTCTTCTATCATCTTTATTTGCTCATCTGATAAGCTTTCATAATGGGTAAAATCAAATCTAAGATATTCATTTGAAACAAGGGAGCCTGCTTGTTTTACATGTTCTCCGAGAATATTTCTAAGGGCTGCATGTAATAAATGGGTAGCAGTATGATGTCTTGCTATATCTTCTCTTCTTTTTTCATCTATTTTTGCTTTTACGATACTATCTTTTGTTAATTTTCCAAATAATACTTTTCCTTTATGGATTATTAATCCTTCTACTGGTGTTTGTGTATCTATTACTTCAAATAGAAAATTGTCCCCTTCTATTATTCCGGTATCTCCTATTTGACCGCCTTTTTCAGGATAAAATGGTGTCTTATCTAAGATTATCTCTCCTTCTTCATTTTCATTTAAATACTGGGCTTCATTATCTTCTTTTATTATGGCTAATATTTTTGCATCTATAACTTCCGGCGTTTCATATCCGAGAAATTCATTTTCAGGCAATCTATTTCTAAGAGCTAAATATATTGGTTTTATCTGTTTTGCACCGGTTTTAAATGCTTTTCTTGCTTTTTCTCTTTGTTCTTCAAGATATTTTTCAAATTCTGCAATATCTGTTCCAAAATTTTCATCTCTTGCAATATCTTCTATCAAATCAATTGGAAATCCATAAGTATCATATAACATAAACATCTCTTTTCCGGTTATATGTTTTCTTCCTTCTTTTTTTGCATTTTCTATTATCTGATAAAGAATATCCATTCCTCTTTTTAAGGTGTTTATAAATCTTTCTTCTTCTGATTTAACAACTGCTTTTATAAATGCTCTGTTTCCTATTAATTCAGGATAGGCATTTTTCATTTTGTCAACTACTACATCAACTCCTTCATATAAAAAAGGCTTCTCTATTCCGAGGTTTTTACCATATCTTAAAGCTCTTCTTAATATTCTTCTTAAAACATATCCTCTGCCTTCATTTGAAGGAAAAACTCCATCTGATATTAAAAAGGTAATAGCCCTAAGATGGTCTGCTATAACTCTCATAGCAATATCATCTTTTTCATTTTTGCCATACTCTTTGTTTGATATATTTTCTGCAAAATTTATAATTGGTTTAAATAAATCTGTATCGTAATTGCTATCTACCTGTTGTAAAACTGATGTTATTCTTTCAAGTCCCATTCCGGTATCTATGCTTGGTTTTGCAAGTGGAATTAAAGTTCCATCCGGTTGCCTATTATACTGCATAAATACAAGGTTCCAGATTTCTAAATATCTAAAATCATCATCTGCTCCAAGCTCCGGATTACCGTATTTTTCTCCTCTATCGTAATATATCTCAGAGCAAGGCCCACATGGCCCCGTATCTCCCATAGACCAAAAATTATCTTTTACTCCAAGTCTTTTTATTTTCCATTCAGGAAGCCCTATAACTTTATTCCATATTTCAAAAGCTTCATCATCTTCTTCAAATACTGAAACATAAAGTTTTTCGGTAGGAATATTTAGATGCTCAGTTAAAAATTCCCAAGCAAATATTATTGCTTCTTTTTTAAAATAATCTCCAAATGAAAAATTACCAAGCATTTCAAAAAATGTATGATGTCTTGGTGTATATCCTACATTATCTAAATCATTATGTTTTCCGGAAACTCTAAACACTTTCTGGCAGGAAGTAGCCCTTTTATAAGGTTTTTCTTCAAGCCCGAGAAACACATTTTTAAAAGGAACCATACCTGCATTTACAAAAAGTAATGTAGGGTCTGTTTCCGGTATAATAGAAGCAGATTTTACCCTTGTATGTCCTTTTGTTTCAAAATATCTCAAAAATGCTTCTCTTATCTCATCACTACTCATATATTTCATATCTAAACCTCATTAGAAAAATTTCAGAAGATATTATAATATATAGTTGAAGATATAAAAAGATGGAAAGTTTAGTTAGATAATTTAAGAGAAGGTGGCATTATTGCCACCTTTACGGGATTTTTATTTAAATCTTGATGCTTTTTTAGTGAAATCTTCCCAGTTTTCCGGATTAAATGGAGATATTTCTCTTAATCTGGCTATTACTTTTGGATATTCTTCTATTATATAATCTATATCTTCTTCTGTGTTTTCTCTACCGAGTGAAAATACAATAGAACCGTTAGATAACTCTTTCTCTACACCTATTGAGGCAAGAACATGGGATTGTTTTAATGCATAAGATACACAGGCAGAACCGGAAGCAGTATATGTTTTTTTGATATTAAGCATTAGAAGCATTGCTTCACCTTCTATATATTTAACTATAAGGGATAGATGGTTTGGTAATCTTTTTTCCGGATGACCTGTAAAAAGTATATGTGGAATTCTTTCTTCTATTCCTCTTTTTAATTTATCTCTAAGATAAGAAAGTCTATTTACCCTATCATCCATCTCTTTAATTGCAAGTTCTGCTGCTGCCCCCATTCCTACTATACCAGGAACATTTTCTGTGCCGGCTCTTCTTCCACCTTCCTGTATTCCACCTTCTATTAAAGGTTTTAATCTTATACCTTTTTTAACATATAATCCACCAACTCCTTTTGGTGCATAAAAATAATGACCGGTAAAAGATGCCATATCTAATCCCCAACCTTCAACATCTACAGGTGTATGTCCTACTGCTGCTGCTATATCACTATGGACAACAACTCTTGGATTTTTTTCTTTAACTGCTGCAACGATTGCAGGCATATCTTGTAATATTCCTATTTCTCTATTGGCATATCCTATGGATACAAGGATTGTATCTTCTCTAACTGCATCTGCCACTTTTTGAGGGTCAATTATTCCGTAATTATCCGGCTGAATTTCTGTAATTTCAAAACCTTCTTTTTCCAAGGTTTTACAAGAATGTAAAATAGAGTGATGCTCTATGGCAGATACAATTATATGTTTTCCTCTTCTACCGGGAGCTTTTGCAAATCCTTTTATTGCAAGATTGTTAGCTTCTATTGCTCCTGATGTGAAAACTATATCATCCGGATTTGAAACATTTAAAAGCTCTGCAACCTGTTCTCTGGCTTTATTTATAGCTTTTTTCGCTTCAATACCCATCTCATGTAAAGATGTTGGATTTCCGAACTTTTCTTTAAAATAAGGCATCATCGCCTCTATTGCTTCATCACAAACCGGAGTTGTTGCCAAATGGTCTACATATATTCTTCTCATCTTAATCACCTCTTATTTAGTTGTTAATTCTTTTATTACATTTTGTGCTATATTCATAAATGCTTTTGCAGTTTCGGAGTCAGGCATCGCCATAACATAAGGAATACCTAAATCTGAAAATTCTGCAACTTTTGGCTCTATCGGAACTCTTCCAAGAAGATTTACACCATAATTTTTTGCAACTTCTTCTGTTTTACTTTTTCCAAATATCTCATATACTTTGCCTGTATCAGGTGCTACAAAGTAGCTCATATTTTCTACTATACCCAATATAGGTATTTGGACTTCGTTAAACATCTGAATACCTTTTCTTACATCTATAAGAGCAACATCTTGAGGAGTTGTTACTATTACTGCTCCATCTATTTCTGCTGTTTGTCCAAGGGTTATCTGGACATCACCGGTTCCCGGTGGTAAATCTATAACAAGAAAATCTAACTCTTCTTCTCCCCAATCTACATCAAATAAAAACTGAGTCAATGCTTTAAATAATACTGGACCTCTCCATATAACCGGTGTATCTTCTGATGGAAGTAAAAATCCTATGGACATAACTTTTATACCGTGGCTTTCAGGAGCTATAATAACATCTCCTTGAGGAGTTTGTCTTGCCATAACTTTTTTATCTTTG
This region of Venenivibrio stagnispumantis genomic DNA includes:
- the ruvX gene encoding Holliday junction resolvase RuvX; its protein translation is MFKRRRSISIGNKKRVLALDIGLKRIGVAYSDIFGISITPTDYIQNDENAIEKIKSLVNQLNIGTIVVGLPLTLKGEEGEQARYTKEFAQKIKENINDIDIVFVDERFTTSLAEKQLKETTKKSKRKEKLDSLAAAYILQTYLLSKDLKNG
- a CDS encoding pyridoxamine 5'-phosphate oxidase family protein codes for the protein MLPKDVIDLMKNLGVFPVVIGTVDAQANQHITFITWIYPVNENTLRFAVSSKAKTSENIRETGKVAIQIFAPDKSLTCYGNAKEIISKIEGVPFDVSVFELKIDKVENSLFPGSTITGTIPFAHTGKILKMAELDEKVMSAVRGE
- a CDS encoding YgaP family membrane protein, with the protein product MAFWDSLIRVLIGSILVFFGVEKGGVFIIALIVGLILILTGITTFCPLYKIAGISSKGEEASA
- the alaS gene encoding alanine--tRNA ligase, with the protein product MKYMSSDEIREAFLRYFETKGHTRVKSASIIPETDPTLLFVNAGMVPFKNVFLGLEEKPYKRATSCQKVFRVSGKHNDLDNVGYTPRHHTFFEMLGNFSFGDYFKKEAIIFAWEFLTEHLNIPTEKLYVSVFEEDDEAFEIWNKVIGLPEWKIKRLGVKDNFWSMGDTGPCGPCSEIYYDRGEKYGNPELGADDDFRYLEIWNLVFMQYNRQPDGTLIPLAKPSIDTGMGLERITSVLQQVDSNYDTDLFKPIINFAENISNKEYGKNEKDDIAMRVIADHLRAITFLISDGVFPSNEGRGYVLRRILRRALRYGKNLGIEKPFLYEGVDVVVDKMKNAYPELIGNRAFIKAVVKSEEERFINTLKRGMDILYQIIENAKKEGRKHITGKEMFMLYDTYGFPIDLIEDIARDENFGTDIAEFEKYLEEQREKARKAFKTGAKQIKPIYLALRNRLPENEFLGYETPEVIDAKILAIIKEDNEAQYLNENEEGEIILDKTPFYPEKGGQIGDTGIIEGDNFLFEVIDTQTPVEGLIIHKGKVLFGKLTKDSIVKAKIDEKRREDIARHHTATHLLHAALRNILGEHVKQAGSLVSNEYLRFDFTHYESLSDEQIKMIEELVNNEIMKNEPVTCQEMKYEEALKTGAIAIFEEKYSDVVRVISTTFSKELCGGTHVKRTGDIGYFKIISESSVASGTRRIEAVAGRKAVEKGLIEHFLLKDITKILGAKEEDILLRINKLLSDLKEKEQEINRLKKKLIIENLDKNIKIEEKEDFKLAIFEAENITPEELREISDIIKQRYEKIIILLIAKDLEKRKVNFIVSVSKNLTDRYKAGDLVKKIASAVSGSGGGKPDIAQGGVPNLDMAQKIVEEFKKMF
- a CDS encoding M16 family metallopeptidase, giving the protein MIKHIYPNKVTILYKETSGKGIIAGSIFIKGGSIEDPQDKKGLTNLAVRMLLKGSKDYSQFQLNKIFEDSGGYISASASEDYIEIDFALKVEDFDKGISVIKDLLFNPLFPEDKLQQEKQNTIAQIKAKQEEGFSYAFDELRKIIYKDTPYQYSVLGEEKDINNITIQDIKDRWNQILDSSRFVISIVGDLPYKKVEKKLKDTFANIPLKTDFKYPVYNKKIPTSECKILQREGAQTTILLAYNSPTVKEGKDFYSMKVLNGILGAGFTSRLFQEVREKKGYAYAVGSVFPTRINIGTFIAYIGTDPKNTENAKEEMVKVISSVKEGVTDEEINISKEKIVGTFLLEHQKRAKQAYYLGWFETIGMGYETDFNYTKNINKVSKSDILQVYNKYLAEGYSCVIVKP